The Misgurnus anguillicaudatus chromosome 21, ASM2758022v2, whole genome shotgun sequence genome includes a window with the following:
- the rell1 gene encoding RELT-like protein 1, which produces MEGSVQTSTENPKADDGNPQYIAFVLVPLFFLVGLLGVLICHILKRKGYRCRTEADEEEELEKAEDEVEKDPDKRELNDTFSESNNDTVGQIVHYIMKNEANSDALKAMVQDSIDSEGAPVTPTSPNSPDTPDSPVPPGFPPNAAKHTCNHLHTIGGVSENKNICHRCNQKKWPLMRRSSSKKMDRRSHVGEVTVLSVGRFRVTKCDPKFARVRRTLLIQDPNGSVPASPASADPPESITGAQSRVKEDNAK; this is translated from the exons CTGACGATGGGAACCCACAGTACATCGCCTTTGTTCTGGTGCCTCTCTTCTTTCTGGTGGGACTTTTGGGGGTCCTCATCTGCCACATCCTGAAAAGAAAGGGCTACCGCTGTAGAACTGAAGCAGATGAAGAGGAAGAGCTGGAGAAAGCGGAGGACGAAGTGGAGAAGGATCCAGATAAAAGAG AACTGAATGACACCTTTAGTGAGAGCAACAATGATACAGTTGGGCAAATCGTTCACTACATAATGAAAAATGAAG CCAACTCTGATGCGCTCAAAGCCATGGTTCAAGACAGCATAGACTCAGAAGG TGCCCCAGTGACGCCCACTTCTCCAAACTCTCCTGACACCCCGGACAGCCCTGTGCCACCAGGGTTCCCACCCAACGCAGCCAAACATACCTGTAACCACCTGCACACCATCGGAGGCGTCAGTGAAAATAAGAACATCTGCCACCGCTGCAACCAGAAGAAATGGCCTCTCATGAGGCGCTCGTCCAGCAAGAAGATGGACAGGCGCAGTCACGTGGGAGAGGTCACGGTGTTGTCTGTGGGCAG ATTCCGTGTGACAAAGTGTGACCCCAAATTTGCCCGTGTAAGGCGTACCTTGCTAATCCAAGATCCAAATGGGAGTGTCCCCGCATCCCCTGCTAGTGCTGACCCCCCTGAAAGCATTACAGGTGCACAGTCACGG GTGAAGGAGGACAATGCAAAGTGA